In Sphingomonas sp. Leaf357, a single genomic region encodes these proteins:
- a CDS encoding cation:proton antiporter domain-containing protein, whose protein sequence is MHDAGDAVSLLRDGVVLLGFGLVFVLLFRRLGLGATLGYLVAGAVVGPHVLGLVGDAESKIGVAELGITLLLFIVGLELNPSRLWRMKQEIFGLGLLQVVLCGIAISAVVLFATHSSVAAALALGLPLALSSTAQVLPMLQSAGRMRTPFGERAFSILLFQDLSIVPLITIVAVMSRNPADANGPPGWLLFIYTVLAVGGLIVAGRFILRPLFRIIGNMGEREMFVFAGLFTVIASAAIMEALGLSTALGAFVAGVMLADSPYRHELEADVEPFRSILLGLFFLAIGMMLDLHAIAERPLFVAGMALALIATKALIIFGIGMAFRMPWRGALALGLLLSQGGEFGFVLFAQAQNALLIKPEAASLFGAIITLSMATTPFLMTITRRIRAQPVDSSDREGPVADGANALIVGYGRFGQTVAQMLIAQGIPVTLIDTDIEMIDVASGFGAKVYYGDGTRLDLLRQAGAAEAELIMFCTDGDQLSAELIDGVHESFPKAAIFVRAFDRRSLLKLKDAHVDGVVREVMESAVKMARLAMKSIGIDDSEINRSEEHYRARDKERLKAQYETGDLRAARDRIITQDARPDTGLGGGGK, encoded by the coding sequence ATGCACGACGCCGGCGATGCCGTCTCGCTGCTCCGTGACGGCGTGGTGCTGCTCGGTTTCGGGCTGGTCTTCGTATTGCTGTTCCGGCGGCTCGGTCTCGGTGCGACCCTGGGGTATCTCGTCGCGGGCGCCGTGGTGGGGCCGCACGTCTTGGGATTGGTGGGCGATGCCGAATCGAAGATCGGCGTCGCCGAACTCGGCATCACCCTGCTACTGTTCATCGTCGGTCTGGAACTGAACCCCAGCCGCCTGTGGCGCATGAAGCAGGAGATCTTCGGCCTCGGCCTGTTGCAGGTCGTGCTCTGCGGGATCGCGATATCGGCGGTCGTGCTGTTCGCGACGCACAGTTCGGTCGCGGCCGCGCTGGCGCTCGGCCTGCCGCTGGCGCTTTCCTCCACCGCGCAGGTGCTGCCGATGCTGCAATCGGCCGGTCGCATGCGCACGCCGTTCGGGGAGCGGGCGTTTTCCATCCTGCTGTTCCAGGATCTGTCGATCGTGCCGCTGATCACGATCGTCGCGGTGATGTCGCGCAACCCGGCGGATGCCAACGGCCCGCCGGGCTGGCTGCTGTTCATCTACACCGTGCTGGCGGTCGGCGGACTGATCGTTGCCGGGCGTTTCATCCTGCGCCCGCTGTTCCGCATCATCGGCAATATGGGTGAGCGCGAGATGTTCGTCTTCGCCGGCCTGTTCACGGTGATCGCCAGCGCGGCGATCATGGAGGCATTGGGCCTGTCGACCGCGCTGGGTGCGTTCGTCGCCGGCGTGATGCTGGCCGACAGCCCGTACCGGCATGAGCTGGAGGCCGATGTCGAGCCGTTCCGCTCGATCCTGCTCGGCCTGTTCTTCCTGGCGATCGGCATGATGCTCGATCTGCATGCGATCGCCGAGCGCCCTTTGTTCGTCGCCGGCATGGCGCTGGCGCTGATCGCGACCAAGGCGCTGATCATCTTCGGCATCGGCATGGCGTTCCGAATGCCATGGCGCGGCGCGCTGGCGCTCGGCCTGCTGCTCAGCCAGGGCGGCGAATTCGGGTTCGTATTGTTCGCGCAGGCGCAGAACGCGCTACTGATCAAGCCCGAGGCGGCGAGCCTGTTCGGCGCGATCATCACCTTGTCGATGGCGACCACGCCGTTCCTGATGACGATCACCCGCCGCATCCGGGCCCAGCCGGTGGACAGCAGCGACCGCGAGGGGCCGGTGGCGGACGGTGCGAACGCGCTGATCGTCGGCTATGGCCGCTTCGGCCAGACGGTGGCGCAGATGCTGATCGCGCAGGGCATTCCGGTGACCCTGATCGACACCGATATCGAGATGATCGACGTCGCCAGCGGCTTCGGCGCGAAGGTCTATTATGGCGACGGCACGCGGCTGGATCTGTTGCGTCAGGCCGGGGCTGCCGAGGCCGAACTGATCATGTTCTGCACCGATGGCGATCAGTTGAGCGCGGAATTGATCGACGGCGTGCACGAATCTTTCCCCAAGGCGGCGATCTTCGTCCGTGCGTTCGATCGACGCTCATTGCTGAAGCTTAAGGATGCGCATGTCGACGGCGTGGTGCGCGAGGTCATGGAATCGGCGGTAAAGATGGCGCGCCTCGCGATGAAGAGCATCGGCATCGACGATAGCGAGATCAACCGCAGCGAGGAGCATTACCGCGCGCGCGACAAGGAACGGCTCAAGGCGCAATACGAGACCGGCGATCTGCGCGCGGCGCGCGACCGGATCATCACGCAGGATGCCCGACCGGATACCGGGCTCGGAGGGGGCGGGAAATGA
- a CDS encoding diacylglycerol kinase, translated as MKNRSLIERTGFAFAGWCAAFKRERSFRAHTLIVALAIVILLLLRPEPIWWAIVALICALVVAIELVNSAIEALADLLHPDLHPEIKAVKDMVAGAVLAVSVGAIVVAAALVVDHWPRLMGH; from the coding sequence ATGAAGAACCGATCGCTGATCGAGCGGACCGGCTTCGCCTTTGCCGGCTGGTGCGCGGCGTTCAAGCGCGAGCGCAGCTTTCGCGCGCACACCCTGATCGTCGCGCTCGCGATCGTGATCCTGCTATTGCTGCGGCCCGAGCCGATCTGGTGGGCGATCGTCGCCCTGATCTGCGCGCTGGTGGTGGCGATCGAACTGGTCAACTCGGCGATCGAGGCGCTGGCCGACCTGCTGCATCCGGATCTGCATCCCGAGATCAAGGCGGTGAAAGATATGGTCGCCGGTGCCGTGCTGGCTGTGAGCGTCGGCGCGATCGTGGTGGCGGCGGCGTTGGTGGTCGATCACTGGCCCCGCCTGATGGGGCATTGA